The nucleotide sequence TAAACGCTATCTGTGCTCGCTTGACATCCTCCCCGCCGTGAACAGACGGGGATTCCTACGGCGTTCAGGCGTATGCTTGAATCGCTTCGGCGGGTTCCTGATTCATCGAGAAGTCTAACAGCACTATCTCTCCACAGGCTAACACGGCATATCCTGCCGCTAAGATGTTACATGCTGAATTTACGTCTGCATTGGCTTCATGGCCGCAAGCGGTGCATTTGAATCCGGCTTGGCTTGTCCGGTTTTCAGCTGCTGTATGGCCGCAAACAATGCATTTCCGGCTGGTGTTCCGGGGCGGGACTGCAATTACTTCCCCGCCTAACCAAGCTTCCTTGTACTCAAGTTGCCGCCTGAATTCAAACCAGCCTTGATCGAGAATCGAGCGATTGAGCCCAGATTTGGCCCTGACGTTTCTTCCCGGTTTTTCAATGGTGCCCTTCGCGGATTGAGACATGTTCTTGATCTTCAAGTCTTCAATACATACAATCGCGTGGTTTTGGCTGATTGTGGTAGTGGTCTTATGAAGATAATCTTTCCGCTCGTTGGCAATCCGGGTATGAAGCTTATTGATTTTTGATTTTACCTTCTTCCTATTACAGCTGTATTTCTGTTTATGTGACAGAGACCGCTGATACCGCGCGAGTCGCTGTTGGTGTTTTTTGAAGCTGTTGACCGGTTCAAAGATGGTGCCGTCCGATAGCGTGGCAAACTTTGCAATGCCTACGTCGATGCCGATGATCGAGGTTGAGAGGTGTACCGGCTGTTCAACCTCTCGCTCAGTCTGGACACTGATATACCAGTGTCCGCCTGATAGACTGACGGTGACGTTTTTGGTGGTGCCTTCCACGACTCGACTGTTACGGTAGTGAATCCAGCCGATTTTAGGCAGGAAGATACGACTGTTGGGTTGATCTAGTTTGAAACCTTGCGGAAAACGGAAGGAGTCATGCCGTCCACGCTTTTTGAATTGAGGGAAATCAGCACGTTTCTGAAAGAAGTTGGTATAAGCTCTCTCAAGGTCTTTTAAGCATTGCTGCAATGACTGTGAGGGCGTTTCTTTGAGGAAACCGGCTT is from Coriobacteriia bacterium and encodes:
- a CDS encoding transposase translates to MKRLQAYKYQIKTNGTQERQLRQFAGSCRFVWNKSLALQQDRREQGEKKLDYSDLCKTLVAWKTGEAGFLKETPSQSLQQCLKDLERAYTNFFQKRADFPQFKKRGRHDSFRFPQGFKLDQPNSRIFLPKIGWIHYRNSRVVEGTTKNVTVSLSGGHWYISVQTEREVEQPVHLSTSIIGIDVGIAKFATLSDGTIFEPVNSFKKHQQRLARYQRSLSHKQKYSCNRKKVKSKINKLHTRIANERKDYLHKTTTTISQNHAIVCIEDLKIKNMSQSAKGTIEKPGRNVRAKSGLNRSILDQGWFEFRRQLEYKEAWLGGEVIAVPPRNTSRKCIVCGHTAAENRTSQAGFKCTACGHEANADVNSACNILAAGYAVLACGEIVLLDFSMNQEPAEAIQAYA